One stretch of Streptomyces zhihengii DNA includes these proteins:
- a CDS encoding dihydrofolate reductase family protein, whose translation MSELLVDFITSLDGYASGEGWPGFWGLEGPEYLAWLGEQPEVTYLMGANTYRLMSGFAAGEVPTGQDEFRPEEEASVDELTRASKVVFSSSLEEPLTWANTTLVRDDAVEAVRAMKASGSGLLSTIGSLSLGRSLLRAGLVDRFRVVMFPVITGATGAERIYDGYPDVALEMIEHRTFDGRTQLVEYKPRVLDHPPLGAPA comes from the coding sequence ATGTCAGAGCTTCTCGTCGACTTCATCACCTCCCTCGACGGCTACGCGTCAGGAGAAGGATGGCCCGGGTTCTGGGGCCTGGAGGGCCCGGAGTACCTCGCGTGGCTCGGCGAGCAGCCCGAGGTCACCTACCTGATGGGAGCGAACACCTACCGCCTGATGTCGGGCTTCGCCGCAGGCGAGGTCCCGACCGGCCAGGACGAGTTCAGGCCCGAAGAGGAGGCGTCCGTCGACGAGCTCACGAGGGCTTCCAAGGTCGTGTTCTCCTCCTCTCTCGAGGAGCCGTTGACCTGGGCCAACACCACGCTCGTCCGCGACGACGCCGTCGAGGCCGTCCGCGCCATGAAGGCGAGTGGCTCGGGGCTCCTCAGCACGATCGGCAGCCTCAGCCTGGGCCGGTCCCTGCTGCGAGCCGGACTCGTCGACCGCTTCCGGGTCGTGATGTTCCCGGTGATCACCGGGGCCACCGGTGCAGAACGCATCTACGACGGCTATCCGGACGTCGCCCTGGAGATGATCGAGCACCGCACCTTCGACGGCCGCACCCAGCTCGTCGAATACAAGCCCCGCGTGCTCGACCACCCGCCGCTCGGCGCACCTGCGTGA
- a CDS encoding glycosyltransferase encodes MNRLTTVVLAAALSCAGVLVVGPAASAYAASGCQYKVLWPTAGVYENPNPNSVVVKTKHAGDIVGASTCEGASYNEYGYVLVATDAAADGRGWMRAEAVVQI; translated from the coding sequence ATGAACCGTCTCACCACCGTCGTCCTGGCCGCCGCGCTCAGCTGCGCCGGTGTGCTCGTCGTCGGCCCCGCGGCCAGCGCGTACGCCGCGTCCGGATGCCAGTACAAGGTCCTGTGGCCGACCGCCGGTGTGTACGAGAACCCGAACCCGAACAGCGTGGTCGTCAAGACCAAGCACGCCGGTGACATCGTCGGCGCCTCGACCTGCGAGGGCGCCAGCTACAACGAGTACGGCTACGTCCTGGTCGCCACCGACGCGGCAGCCGACGGCCGCGGCTGGATGCGCGCCGAGGCCGTCGTCCAGATCTGA
- a CDS encoding type II toxin-antitoxin system VapB family antitoxin has product MAKVNISLDAELVVEVMVLAGVASPQDAIEVVVRDYIARGHRTEARVELTDRKLREVEVKPQDPQG; this is encoded by the coding sequence GTGGCCAAGGTCAATATCAGTCTCGATGCCGAGTTGGTGGTGGAGGTGATGGTCCTGGCCGGCGTCGCGTCGCCGCAGGACGCCATCGAGGTGGTCGTGCGTGACTACATCGCTCGCGGTCATCGCACCGAAGCGCGCGTCGAGCTCACTGACCGGAAACTGCGCGAAGTCGAGGTCAAACCGCAGGACCCGCAAGGCTGA
- a CDS encoding TetR/AcrR family transcriptional regulator: protein MARNVKRLILDGALELLRIEGGGSITLDAAAKQAGLTKPGLMYHFPTKEALMLAVVDHVADRWVQLLRDRLSRPLETASPHQRIRAYVEVALDAPFDRADFAICADAHYRTALTDTWVRRIEPWITLPDTLPDTERARLTAARLLADGYCTAAATSVFPVPDRDRLQLLAVTEDLLKDETSR, encoded by the coding sequence ATGGCAAGAAACGTGAAGCGCCTGATCCTGGACGGCGCGCTGGAGCTTCTCCGCATCGAGGGCGGCGGGTCGATCACCCTGGACGCGGCGGCCAAGCAGGCCGGGCTCACCAAGCCCGGGCTGATGTACCACTTTCCGACCAAGGAAGCCCTGATGCTCGCCGTGGTCGACCATGTCGCGGACCGATGGGTGCAGCTGCTGCGCGACCGGCTGAGCAGGCCGCTGGAGACCGCGTCACCGCACCAGCGCATCCGCGCCTACGTCGAGGTCGCACTCGATGCCCCGTTCGACCGGGCGGACTTCGCGATCTGCGCCGACGCCCACTACCGCACCGCGCTGACCGACACCTGGGTGCGCCGCATCGAGCCCTGGATCACCCTGCCCGACACCCTGCCGGACACGGAGCGAGCCCGGCTCACCGCCGCCCGGCTCCTCGCCGACGGCTACTGCACGGCCGCCGCCACCAGCGTCTTCCCCGTGCCCGACCGCGACCGCCTCCAACTCCTGGCCGTGACCGAAGACCTCCTGAAAGACGAGACTTCCCGATGA
- a CDS encoding DMT family transporter → MKKWLLLVAAILLEVTATLSLRGALDHPALYLVVAAGYIGAFTVLSLVLRAGLPLGVAYGIWGASGVALTAVLATFIFGDPLTALMGVGIALVIAGVLCVELGTQAAHARQNQDTQGAAS, encoded by the coding sequence ATGAAGAAGTGGCTGCTCCTCGTGGCGGCGATCCTGCTCGAAGTCACCGCCACCCTCTCGCTGCGCGGAGCGCTCGACCACCCGGCGCTCTACCTCGTCGTCGCAGCCGGCTACATCGGCGCCTTCACCGTGCTGTCCCTGGTGCTGCGCGCGGGCCTGCCCCTCGGCGTCGCCTACGGCATCTGGGGCGCCTCCGGTGTCGCGCTCACCGCCGTCCTCGCCACCTTCATCTTCGGCGACCCGCTCACCGCGCTCATGGGCGTCGGCATCGCGCTGGTCATCGCCGGAGTGCTGTGCGTCGAACTCGGCACGCAGGCCGCGCACGCCCGTCAGAACCAGGACACGCAAGGAGCGGCCTCGTGA
- a CDS encoding DMT family transporter, which translates to MTWILLIGAILTEVAATLCLRMASHGGGTKWLAGTVAGYLAAFGCLTLALDGGLALGVAYGIWAASGVALTAVASRILFHEPLTKVMGAGIGLIAVGVLCIELGATH; encoded by the coding sequence GTGACCTGGATTCTCCTCATCGGCGCCATCCTGACCGAGGTCGCCGCCACCCTGTGCCTGCGGATGGCCTCCCACGGCGGCGGCACCAAGTGGCTCGCCGGCACCGTTGCCGGATACCTGGCCGCGTTCGGCTGCCTCACCCTGGCCCTCGACGGCGGCCTGGCCCTCGGCGTCGCCTACGGAATCTGGGCCGCCAGCGGCGTCGCCCTGACCGCTGTCGCCTCCCGCATCCTGTTCCACGAACCCCTGACCAAGGTCATGGGCGCAGGCATCGGTCTCATCGCCGTCGGAGTCCTCTGCATCGAACTCGGCGCCACCCACTGA
- a CDS encoding AAA family ATPase, whose amino-acid sequence MQELSSAVVLVTGVMASGKSTVAQLLAERLPRSVHLRGDSFRRMIVSGREEFTPQPTAEGRAQLRLRYQASAAVADLYAQAGWTVVVQDVVLGEHLDAYLDAVKARPLYLVVLAPRPEAVAAREAGRHKNGYGGPWTVDILDDALRRDTPLRGLWLDTSNQTPHQTVEQILADLATARIVG is encoded by the coding sequence GTGCAGGAGCTCAGTTCCGCAGTCGTGCTCGTTACTGGAGTCATGGCCTCAGGGAAGTCCACCGTCGCCCAGTTGCTGGCCGAGCGGCTCCCACGCTCCGTGCACCTGCGCGGCGACAGCTTCCGGCGGATGATTGTGTCCGGTCGCGAGGAGTTCACGCCCCAGCCGACCGCCGAGGGAAGGGCTCAGCTGCGACTGCGCTACCAGGCATCCGCCGCGGTCGCAGACCTGTACGCGCAGGCGGGATGGACCGTCGTCGTCCAAGACGTCGTTCTCGGCGAGCACCTGGATGCCTACCTTGACGCCGTGAAGGCGAGGCCCCTGTATCTGGTCGTCCTTGCCCCCCGCCCCGAAGCAGTCGCAGCGCGTGAGGCCGGCCGCCACAAGAACGGCTACGGCGGCCCCTGGACGGTCGACATTTTGGACGACGCACTACGCCGGGACACCCCGCTCCGCGGACTCTGGCTGGACACGTCGAACCAGACACCCCACCAAACCGTGGAGCAGATCCTCGCCGACCTCGCCACGGCTCGCATCGTCGGCTGA
- a CDS encoding transposase family protein produces the protein MVTYVATLDVPRQVVDYLARLLAAHRRLIGTPRGSRALGPFRQAVLVLRWFRERGCVHCLARDAGISQATGYRYLHEGIDVLADQAPDLHDVLTRCQEEGMTHVILDGTLIESDRVSGERENGNDLWFSQKHKAFGANVQFLSAPDGTPLWVSEVEPGSTPDITAARIHVLPALYKAAAQGLPTLADKGYIGAGIGIRVPVRRPTGRSEQALHIDIRMTNALIRYVRALGERAAAELKERWRALKRITLSPCRIGDITRSALVLNQRWK, from the coding sequence TTGGTCACCTATGTTGCCACGCTCGATGTCCCCCGCCAGGTCGTGGACTACCTCGCCCGCCTACTGGCCGCGCACCGCCGCCTAATCGGCACTCCGCGCGGCTCGCGGGCGCTCGGGCCGTTCCGGCAGGCCGTGCTGGTGTTGCGCTGGTTCCGGGAGCGTGGCTGCGTGCACTGCCTGGCGCGAGACGCCGGGATCTCGCAGGCCACTGGCTACCGCTACCTGCACGAGGGCATCGACGTCCTTGCCGACCAGGCCCCCGACCTGCACGACGTCCTGACACGCTGCCAGGAGGAAGGAATGACGCACGTGATCCTGGATGGCACCCTGATCGAGTCGGACCGCGTCTCCGGGGAGCGCGAGAACGGCAACGACCTGTGGTTCAGCCAGAAGCACAAGGCGTTCGGCGCCAACGTGCAGTTTCTGTCCGCCCCGGACGGCACTCCGCTGTGGGTATCCGAGGTTGAGCCCGGATCGACGCCTGACATCACTGCGGCCCGGATCCACGTCCTGCCCGCGCTCTACAAGGCGGCTGCCCAGGGCCTGCCGACCCTGGCAGATAAGGGCTACATCGGGGCGGGCATCGGCATTCGTGTCCCGGTCCGCCGCCCGACAGGCCGCTCCGAGCAAGCCCTCCACATCGACATCCGGATGACGAACGCCCTGATCAGGTACGTCCGAGCCCTGGGGGAACGTGCCGCCGCCGAGCTCAAGGAACGCTGGCGCGCGCTCAAGCGCATCACACTCAGCCCCTGCCGCATCGGCGACATCACCCGCTCCGCACTCGTCCTCAACCAGCGCTGGAAGTGA
- a CDS encoding IS1380 family transposase produces the protein MKKRIGSYPRVRIEGGGRGVVSQAGAVLLVETARKAGLDQAISTALTPWRRSRAVHDPGKILLDVALAVALGGDCLADVGMLRAEPAVFGPVASDPTVSRLVDTLAAAGPKALSAIRAARAEARERVWSLAKTAAPDAGGQVIVDLDGVLVLAHSEKQDATATWKKTFGHHPLMGFVDHGSSGSGEPVAGLLRPGNAGSNTAADHITTTQLALAQLPKKYRRGRRTLIRTDSGGGTHEFVAWLAQRGRWLSYSVGMTITEQIHQAVLKAPASAWTAATEPGGEIRDGAWVAELSGDCLKGWPKGMRLIVRKERPHPGAQLRITDADGLRLTAFATNTTGIPIAALELRHRRRARAEDRIRAARATGLRNLPLHDTKQNQIWLEIVQIALDLLAWMPMLALTGETRRWEPRRLRLRLFSAAAQLVTTARRRHLRFARHWPWTHMITDALARLEALPNPG, from the coding sequence GTGAAGAAGCGTATCGGGTCCTATCCACGCGTCCGCATCGAGGGCGGTGGTCGCGGAGTGGTGTCCCAGGCCGGGGCCGTGCTGCTGGTCGAGACCGCCCGCAAGGCCGGGCTGGACCAGGCGATATCGACGGCACTGACGCCGTGGCGACGTTCACGGGCAGTGCACGATCCAGGGAAGATCCTGCTGGACGTGGCACTCGCGGTCGCCCTGGGCGGGGACTGCCTCGCGGATGTCGGGATGCTGCGGGCCGAGCCGGCCGTGTTCGGGCCGGTGGCGTCCGACCCGACCGTCTCCCGGCTCGTCGACACCCTCGCCGCCGCCGGGCCGAAGGCCCTGTCCGCGATACGGGCCGCGCGGGCCGAAGCCCGCGAGCGCGTCTGGAGCCTGGCCAAAACCGCGGCTCCTGACGCGGGCGGGCAGGTGATCGTGGACCTGGACGGGGTCCTCGTTCTGGCCCACTCCGAGAAGCAGGACGCCACCGCGACCTGGAAGAAGACCTTCGGACACCACCCCCTGATGGGGTTCGTCGACCACGGAAGCAGTGGCAGCGGGGAGCCGGTGGCCGGCCTGCTCAGGCCCGGCAACGCAGGCAGCAACACCGCCGCCGACCACATCACCACCACCCAACTCGCCCTGGCCCAGCTGCCGAAGAAGTACCGGCGCGGACGCCGGACGCTGATCCGTACCGACTCAGGAGGCGGCACCCACGAGTTCGTCGCCTGGCTCGCCCAACGCGGCCGGTGGCTGTCGTACTCGGTCGGCATGACCATCACCGAGCAGATTCACCAGGCCGTCCTCAAGGCCCCCGCCTCGGCCTGGACGGCGGCGACCGAGCCCGGCGGCGAGATCCGGGACGGGGCCTGGGTCGCCGAACTGTCCGGCGACTGCCTGAAGGGCTGGCCGAAGGGAATGCGGCTGATCGTGCGGAAGGAACGGCCTCACCCCGGCGCCCAGTTGCGGATCACCGACGCCGACGGCCTGCGGCTCACCGCGTTCGCCACCAACACCACCGGCATCCCGATCGCCGCACTCGAACTGCGGCACCGCCGGCGAGCCCGGGCGGAGGACCGCATCCGTGCCGCTCGCGCCACCGGCCTGCGCAACCTGCCCCTGCACGACACCAAGCAGAACCAGATCTGGCTGGAGATCGTCCAGATCGCCCTCGACCTCCTCGCCTGGATGCCCATGCTCGCCCTGACCGGCGAAACCCGCAGGTGGGAACCCCGCCGCCTGAGGCTCCGCCTCTTCTCCGCCGCCGCCCAGCTGGTCACCACCGCCCGCCGCCGGCACCTGCGGTTCGCCCGCCACTGGCCCTGGACCCACATGATCACCGACGCCCTGGCACGACTCGAAGCCCTCCCGAACCCCGGCTGA
- a CDS encoding AAA family ATPase, translated as MGTEETRLIVVRGNSALGKSSVAGRLRERFGRNLAIVGQDNLRRTVLREHDRPGAANIGLIDLTARYALDNGFHVVIEGILYADHYGSMLQDLVRTHRGVSRCYYLDVPFRETVRRHATKPDAEYLQHVTEEHLRDWYREGDLLPDALETVIGTTSALDDPSGERPGPVLPTDR; from the coding sequence GTGGGTACCGAGGAGACGCGTCTGATCGTGGTCCGGGGGAACAGCGCCTTGGGCAAGTCGTCCGTCGCGGGTCGCCTGCGCGAGAGGTTCGGCCGCAACCTCGCGATCGTCGGGCAGGACAACCTGCGACGGACCGTGCTACGCGAACACGACCGGCCGGGCGCCGCGAACATCGGCCTGATCGACCTCACCGCGCGCTACGCCCTGGACAACGGCTTCCACGTCGTCATCGAGGGCATCCTGTACGCCGATCACTACGGCAGCATGCTCCAGGACCTCGTGCGCACCCACCGCGGCGTCTCCCGCTGCTACTACCTCGATGTGCCCTTCAGGGAGACGGTGCGCCGACACGCGACAAAGCCCGATGCCGAGTACCTCCAGCACGTCACCGAGGAGCACCTGCGCGACTGGTACCGCGAGGGGGACCTGTTGCCCGACGCCCTCGAGACCGTCATCGGCACCACCAGCGCCCTGGACGATCCTTCGGGAGAGCGGCCTGGACCGGTGCTGCCGACCGATCGCTGA
- a CDS encoding SDR family NAD(P)-dependent oxidoreductase — MTGMNRTAPQSSRVVAVTGAGTGIGRSTARAFAVEGALVVAIGRRAGLLEETAAGYDRIVPLAADITAEGEPDRIIRAVLDSHGRLDVLVNNAGIVRSGALGTLTPETIAVQLATNLVAPILLAQAALPLLEKAGGVIVNISTSVGQRAWPGSSVYAATKTALELLTRSWAVELAPRGIRVVAVAPGAIDTPIGDHQGLTPERMAAVREWQMAHTPLGRIGRPEEVAWAVSLLASPAASFVTGAVFPVDGGAVVA, encoded by the coding sequence ATGACCGGCATGAACAGGACCGCACCGCAGAGCAGCAGGGTTGTCGCCGTCACCGGAGCAGGTACTGGCATCGGCCGGTCAACCGCCCGGGCCTTTGCCGTGGAGGGAGCCCTCGTGGTCGCGATCGGCCGGCGAGCCGGGCTTCTCGAGGAGACCGCTGCCGGGTACGACCGGATCGTGCCGTTGGCTGCCGACATCACCGCCGAGGGCGAGCCCGATCGGATCATCCGCGCCGTGCTCGACTCCCACGGCCGGCTGGACGTGCTGGTCAACAACGCCGGCATTGTGCGCAGCGGCGCCCTGGGCACGCTGACGCCGGAGACGATCGCGGTGCAGCTTGCCACCAATCTCGTCGCCCCGATCCTGTTGGCCCAGGCCGCGCTGCCACTCCTGGAGAAGGCGGGCGGGGTGATCGTCAATATCAGTACCTCGGTGGGGCAGCGGGCCTGGCCCGGCAGCTCGGTCTATGCGGCGACCAAGACCGCTCTGGAACTGCTGACCCGTAGCTGGGCGGTCGAGCTGGCGCCCCGCGGGATCCGGGTGGTGGCGGTCGCCCCCGGCGCGATCGACACCCCCATTGGTGACCATCAGGGCCTGACGCCGGAGCGGATGGCCGCGGTACGGGAGTGGCAGATGGCGCACACACCGCTGGGCCGGATCGGCCGCCCCGAGGAGGTGGCCTGGGCCGTCAGCCTGCTTGCCTCGCCGGCCGCGTCGTTCGTCACCGGCGCGGTGTTCCCCGTCGACGGCGGGGCGGTCGTGGCGTGA
- a CDS encoding MerR family transcriptional regulator encodes MRIGELARVTGASARALRHYEQAGLISSGRAPNGYRIYDEHVAVRVRNIRYLLTAGLTLDDVRVFLPCLDGDVAAAPPSDKGLRVARERLAVLNERIASQTEARDRLEAALRRKSGAGPRTVT; translated from the coding sequence GTGCGGATAGGCGAGCTGGCCAGGGTGACGGGGGCATCCGCCCGTGCGCTGCGGCACTACGAGCAGGCCGGGCTGATCTCCTCCGGACGGGCCCCCAACGGCTACCGCATCTACGACGAACACGTGGCGGTGCGCGTACGCAACATCCGCTACTTGCTGACGGCCGGGCTCACCCTGGACGACGTGCGCGTGTTCCTGCCGTGTCTGGACGGCGATGTGGCCGCCGCGCCGCCCTCGGACAAAGGACTGCGGGTCGCACGGGAACGCCTCGCGGTCCTCAACGAACGGATTGCCTCCCAGACCGAGGCCCGCGACCGGCTGGAAGCAGCACTCCGGAGGAAGAGCGGTGCCGGACCCCGCACAGTGACCTGA
- a CDS encoding Fic family protein: protein MTATDSLSAWLRVRREVDWHRAPALKRVPAGRDGFPSWCEGPVRRRDPMRAERLLAAHTLAREDAVRRSPLNFALLARWQREVLAATETPFRVGDAYAKAGRERYGLTSHTQSDFDCCLREATDPDLPPAARAARAYLDVAFFHPFTDGNARAALLTLVHVLAREDIALPEIGPLQTTRYADDPAGAADLATLIGVLNRRRL from the coding sequence ATGACCGCTACTGACAGCCTTTCGGCTTGGCTGCGCGTGCGCCGCGAGGTCGACTGGCACCGTGCACCGGCCCTGAAACGGGTCCCGGCCGGCCGCGACGGGTTCCCGTCCTGGTGTGAGGGACCGGTGCGCCGGCGCGACCCGATGCGCGCGGAGCGTCTGCTCGCCGCACACACCCTGGCCCGAGAGGATGCCGTACGCCGGAGCCCGCTGAACTTCGCACTCCTGGCCCGCTGGCAGCGCGAAGTCCTCGCTGCAACAGAGACACCGTTCCGCGTGGGCGACGCCTATGCGAAGGCCGGCCGCGAGCGCTACGGTCTCACCTCTCACACGCAGTCTGATTTCGACTGCTGCCTGCGCGAAGCGACCGACCCGGACCTCCCTCCAGCGGCACGCGCGGCCCGCGCCTACCTCGATGTGGCGTTCTTCCACCCCTTCACCGATGGCAATGCCCGCGCCGCACTGCTGACCTTGGTCCATGTCCTGGCGCGGGAGGACATCGCCCTTCCTGAGATCGGCCCTCTCCAGACCACCCGCTACGCGGACGATCCCGCCGGCGCCGCCGATCTTGCCACTCTGATCGGGGTACTCAACCGCCGCCGGCTCTGA